In the Kaistia algarum genome, one interval contains:
- a CDS encoding helix-turn-helix transcriptional regulator, protein MRDIVRLLGDVIVSQRDFAGVKRQLVEGICQLIKADAWTWSLGCAVEPGEMPVYLGMAHGGLDEARYARLILAAGHPDMAWTSAKLLGEMRQKASHVTRTRQQVVDESTFVASGVGAYLRDADIGPFIFSLRPIDNRAVSTICIFRRGNDQPFSERESRMAHILLSELPWLHEQGWPTDRGATVPRLSPRLRLVLNLLLDGHTRKEMAISLSLSEYTIAQYQKTIYSHFGVNSHMTLVKRFQMGDGGDR, encoded by the coding sequence GTGCGCGACATCGTCCGATTGCTTGGCGATGTCATCGTCTCGCAGCGCGATTTCGCCGGCGTGAAGCGTCAGCTCGTGGAAGGTATCTGCCAACTCATCAAGGCCGATGCCTGGACCTGGAGTCTCGGCTGCGCCGTTGAACCCGGCGAGATGCCCGTCTATCTCGGCATGGCGCATGGCGGCCTCGACGAGGCGCGCTACGCCCGGCTGATCCTGGCGGCCGGCCACCCCGACATGGCATGGACGTCAGCAAAGCTCCTGGGTGAAATGCGCCAAAAAGCGTCCCACGTCACGCGTACTCGGCAGCAGGTCGTCGACGAATCGACCTTCGTCGCGTCCGGCGTCGGCGCCTATCTGCGCGATGCAGATATCGGGCCTTTCATTTTCTCGCTCCGCCCCATCGATAATCGGGCCGTCAGCACGATCTGCATCTTTCGGCGGGGAAACGATCAGCCCTTCTCCGAGCGGGAATCGCGCATGGCACACATCCTGCTCAGTGAGCTTCCCTGGCTGCACGAACAGGGGTGGCCGACGGACCGAGGCGCCACGGTGCCGCGCCTGTCTCCGCGGCTCCGGCTTGTGCTCAATCTTCTGCTCGACGGTCACACGCGCAAGGAGATGGCCATCAGCCTGTCCCTGTCCGAATATACTATCGCGCAATACCAGAAGACCATCTACAGCCATTTCGGCGTCAATTCCCACATGACCCTGGTGAAGCGCTTTCAAATGGGAGATGGCGGGGACCGATAG
- a CDS encoding antibiotic biosynthesis monooxygenase, giving the protein MSLKSQVPDQPVALVIQQRIADEGYAAFTHWTGGVAEALKLWPGFLGLEVVAPRPPAQLDWVQIIEFATPAAARGWLHSDVRARLVEDIQRFAAGPEDVHLLPEAGGHRAEAVSAVISFNVPPDEEVEFLAWQASIQAAEAEFRGFLRHKIERPIPGLHDDWVIVLSFDTDANLSAWMDSPQREALLQVGRQFNTGLAVKRASYGFNFWFPAGQPADQTPSFIFKSNLIVLLVLYPVVFLWGYFISKPFIDVHGVPFWLSLFIGNVASTQFLGWWIAPAAFKRLEWWLQPDPGLRRNLLGYCLLAVLYGLSMALYAGLIAWNWGHG; this is encoded by the coding sequence ATGAGCTTGAAGAGCCAAGTGCCCGACCAGCCGGTCGCTCTCGTCATCCAACAACGCATTGCCGACGAGGGCTACGCCGCGTTTACGCACTGGACGGGCGGCGTCGCGGAAGCGCTCAAACTTTGGCCCGGTTTCCTGGGCCTCGAGGTGGTTGCGCCACGGCCGCCCGCCCAGCTGGACTGGGTTCAGATCATCGAGTTCGCGACGCCCGCCGCGGCGAGAGGCTGGCTGCATAGCGACGTACGCGCCCGGCTCGTCGAGGATATCCAACGCTTTGCCGCCGGACCTGAGGACGTCCACCTCCTGCCAGAGGCTGGCGGCCACCGTGCGGAAGCGGTCTCCGCCGTCATCTCCTTCAATGTGCCGCCGGACGAGGAGGTAGAGTTCCTCGCCTGGCAGGCGAGTATCCAGGCGGCGGAGGCGGAGTTCAGGGGGTTCCTGCGCCACAAGATCGAACGACCGATCCCCGGCCTGCATGACGACTGGGTCATCGTTCTGTCATTCGACACCGATGCGAACCTGAGCGCCTGGATGGACTCGCCGCAGCGCGAAGCCCTCCTGCAGGTAGGCCGACAGTTCAACACCGGCCTTGCGGTGAAGCGCGCCAGCTACGGATTCAATTTCTGGTTCCCCGCGGGCCAACCCGCTGATCAGACACCATCATTCATCTTCAAGAGCAATCTCATCGTGCTTCTGGTGCTCTATCCGGTCGTCTTCCTCTGGGGCTATTTCATCAGCAAACCATTCATTGACGTCCACGGCGTGCCGTTCTGGCTGTCACTCTTCATCGGCAATGTCGCGAGTACCCAGTTCCTCGGCTGGTGGATCGCTCCGGCAGCCTTCAAAAGGCTCGAATGGTGGCTCCAGCCCGATCCCGGCTTGCGAAGGAACCTTCTAGGCTACTGCCTGCTCGCCGTGCTCTATGGCCTCTCCATGGCCCTCTATGCCGGCCTCATTGCCTGGAACTGGGGCCATGGCTAA